The Jannaschia sp. M317 DNA segment CCGCGACGCAGCGCAGGAAGGTGGTCTTGCCGCAGCCGGAGGGGCCGATGAAGGAGACGAATTCGCCTTCGTTGATGTCGAGCGAGACGTCCTTGAGGGCGTGGACGGGGCCGTCGCCGGTCTGGAAGGTGAGGTCTAGGGATTGGGCGGAGATTGTGGTCATTTCAATGCGCCAGTACTCGCATCAGGCCATCCCATTCACTTGGTATGGGCGCTCGCTCGCGAGGATCGGTCAGGCCAAGTTCCCTCAGGTGATAATCGTTCTTAGCAAAGTTGCATGGCGCACAAGTGATCACGACATTTTCCATCGAACTGTCGCCACCGTGCTTAAACGGAATGACATGATCGAATTGAAGCCACAGGCACTGAAAAGCAGCATGCTGCTCCGCATTCTTCGAGCCCCACCGCAAAGCGTTAGGATACTCCAAGTGCACACTCTTTCTCACTTCCATCGGAATCACTGGTACACCACAGAAACGGCAGCGATAGCCGTCACGGGCAATCAATAATCGCTTGGTTGCAGCTCCTGGCATGCGCTCCTTCGCTTTCGGCAGGCTTTCCGGCAAGGACTCTACATGCCGCCGACGCAGATAGTGGACTTGATCGGGATAGTTTTTTGCCGAGCCCCACATCGTCTCGACATAGTCCCGAATCTCGGGAGTATCGGCATCGGCGATGAGGGTCGCTGCCTCCGATCTGCTCCCAGAGACATGGGCATCGGCAGCCTTGTCCAATAGGTCTACAGCGCGCCAAACATGGCTTGTCGGCACCCTCAGACAGTCTCGCGGCTCCCAGTAGGTCGGGTCTTCGGTATTCATCACACCCCCGCCGGAATGTTCAGCGGGTTGCGCTCGATCTTGCGCGGCGTGTTCAGCGCCTTCCATTTCGACAGGGCCTTGGCGGCGCTTGCGTTCGGCGGGCGGCGGATGAACTTGCCGCGACCCGGCTGCGGTTGGGAGTTCTGGCCGTGGGCCCAGAC contains these protein-coding regions:
- a CDS encoding HNH endonuclease, with amino-acid sequence MNTEDPTYWEPRDCLRVPTSHVWRAVDLLDKAADAHVSGSRSEAATLIADADTPEIRDYVETMWGSAKNYPDQVHYLRRRHVESLPESLPKAKERMPGAATKRLLIARDGYRCRFCGVPVIPMEVRKSVHLEYPNALRWGSKNAEQHAAFQCLWLQFDHVIPFKHGGDSSMENVVITCAPCNFAKNDYHLRELGLTDPRERAPIPSEWDGLMRVLAH